A genomic window from Rosettibacter firmus includes:
- a CDS encoding T9SS type A sorting domain-containing protein yields MYSAFGDPPPGVNSQQIASSSYVFAMRSIAGLLHWFSVNAQILPSPLEAVYLSGDFTLYAGGTGHWYVQLRNGIEPFTYNWQIMYLEGAGYLQTYESVKKGKEKKDKEKKKEGDIIINEAPSNEWVPIGTNSPYFSKPHNPYDLRDFRLRCIVTDATNTTKTSNEFYVDVVSYPPEFSVVQNSNNNEQAISLAKESELVSISNEYILEQNYPNPFNPSTKITYSLPEASFVTLKVFDILGKEIVTLVNETKPSGKHEVEFDASQFPSGTYIYKLTAGNYQTIKKMLLLK; encoded by the coding sequence ATGTATTCAGCTTTTGGTGATCCGCCACCAGGAGTTAATAGCCAGCAAATTGCTTCTTCTTCATATGTATTCGCAATGCGTTCAATAGCTGGTTTACTTCATTGGTTTTCAGTTAACGCTCAGATATTGCCATCTCCATTGGAAGCTGTTTACTTGTCTGGTGATTTTACGCTTTACGCTGGTGGGACTGGGCATTGGTATGTCCAATTACGAAATGGAATAGAGCCATTCACCTATAATTGGCAAATAATGTATTTGGAAGGAGCAGGATATTTACAAACATATGAAAGTGTAAAAAAAGGAAAAGAGAAAAAAGATAAGGAAAAGAAAAAAGAGGGTGATATTATAATTAACGAAGCACCGAGTAATGAATGGGTGCCAATAGGTACAAACTCACCATATTTCAGCAAACCTCATAATCCTTATGATTTGCGAGACTTTAGGTTAAGATGTATTGTTACAGATGCAACGAACACAACAAAAACATCAAATGAATTTTATGTTGATGTTGTTTCATATCCGCCAGAATTCTCAGTTGTACAAAACAGTAATAATAATGAACAAGCAATTTCACTTGCAAAAGAAAGTGAACTTGTTTCGATTTCAAACGAATATATTTTAGAACAGAATTATCCTAATCCTTTTAATCCTTCGACTAAAATAACTTATTCTTTACCTGAGGCTAGTTTTGTAACATTGAAAGTGTTTGACATTCTTGGAAAAGAAATAGTAACCCTTGTTAATGAAACAAAACCATCAGGCAAACATGAAGTTGAATTTGATGCCTCTCAATTTCCAAGCGGAACATATATATATAAATTAACTGCTGGTAATTATCAAACAATTAAAAAAATGTTATTGCTCAAATAA